A single window of Pontibacillus chungwhensis DNA harbors:
- a CDS encoding amidase domain-containing protein — protein MGIQERLKDYWERCLKGEGLERRTPSWVLLKMQCHEKRGARVVRVTAEGAPYRSLRLNNGEQQIDYALYVTFFIQQGDHYYIEEEQRDHRAIFKGNELLKDEALPVPKEEAPPREALTLINEEGTLWREDTRSTYDRQKAVQYANLWWNTHNPAYRHFTDDCTNFISQCLKAGGAPMWGSPHRGKGWWYNYKVWSYSWTVANAMRWYLSGAKQGVKGREVERASDLILGDIICYDFEGDGRWNHTTIVVGKDAFGEPLVNAHTSNSYHRYWDYEDSTAYTPNIQYKFFRIGE, from the coding sequence ATGGGGATTCAGGAGAGATTAAAGGATTACTGGGAGCGGTGTTTGAAAGGTGAAGGGCTGGAGAGGCGGACGCCTTCGTGGGTTTTACTGAAGATGCAATGTCATGAGAAGCGGGGAGCCAGAGTTGTACGTGTTACAGCGGAGGGGGCGCCTTATCGGTCATTAAGGCTGAATAATGGTGAACAACAGATCGATTACGCGCTCTATGTAACTTTTTTTATTCAACAAGGGGATCACTATTATATAGAAGAAGAGCAGCGGGATCATCGTGCTATATTTAAAGGGAATGAACTTCTTAAAGATGAAGCCTTACCTGTTCCAAAGGAGGAAGCCCCGCCCCGTGAAGCTCTTACTTTAATTAATGAAGAAGGCACGCTGTGGCGAGAAGATACGAGAAGCACATACGACCGGCAAAAAGCGGTTCAGTATGCAAACCTTTGGTGGAATACGCATAATCCTGCTTATCGACACTTCACAGATGATTGCACGAATTTTATCTCACAATGTCTGAAAGCCGGAGGAGCCCCAATGTGGGGATCGCCGCACAGGGGAAAGGGATGGTGGTACAACTATAAAGTATGGAGCTATAGCTGGACAGTAGCGAATGCGATGCGGTGGTACTTGAGCGGGGCTAAACAAGGAGTAAAGGGGAGAGAGGTAGAAAGAGCGAGTGACCTGATCTTAGGAGATATTATTTGCTATGATTTTGAAGGAGACGGAAGGTGGAATCATACCACGATTGTTGTAGGGAAAGATGCCTTTGGGGAGCCTCTTGTGAACGCTCATACGTCTAATAGTTATCACCGGTATTGGGATTATGAAGATTCAACGGCTTATACTCCTAATATTCAGTATAAGTTTTTCAGGATAGGAGAGTAG
- the trmL gene encoding tRNA (uridine(34)/cytosine(34)/5-carboxymethylaminomethyluridine(34)-2'-O)-methyltransferase TrmL, whose protein sequence is MALHIVLYQPEIPANTGNIARTCLATDTVLHLVRPLGFSTDDKMLRRSGLDYWHDVDVRYHDSIEELYEAHPDGSFYYIENFGTKYWTDYDYSNPEEELFFVFGRETDGIPKSLLEGKEDRCLRIHMSDKVRSLNLSNTAAILVYEVLRQQGFPGLN, encoded by the coding sequence ATGGCTCTTCATATCGTATTATATCAACCAGAAATCCCAGCCAATACGGGTAATATCGCAAGAACATGCCTGGCTACGGATACGGTATTGCACTTAGTTCGTCCGCTTGGTTTCTCAACAGATGATAAAATGCTTCGTCGGTCTGGCCTTGATTATTGGCACGATGTCGATGTTCGTTATCATGATTCGATTGAGGAATTGTATGAAGCGCATCCGGACGGCAGTTTCTATTATATAGAGAACTTTGGTACAAAGTATTGGACGGATTATGATTACAGTAACCCTGAAGAAGAATTGTTCTTTGTCTTCGGACGGGAAACAGATGGGATTCCGAAATCTTTGCTTGAAGGGAAAGAAGACCGCTGTTTACGTATTCATATGTCGGATAAAGTTCGGTCTTTAAACTTATCCAATACGGCTGCCATTCTTGTGTACGAAGTGTTACGCCAGCAAGGATTTCCTGGTTTAAACTAA
- a CDS encoding DMT family transporter yields MGYIYLLAAIVTEVFGSSMLKWSTVEGISKLWGTIGVISGFMMALFFLQLTLQYLPLNTAYAVWAGGGTALTVAIGALLFKEQINGMMIAGILLIIGGVFILNMAKAAH; encoded by the coding sequence ATGGGTTACATTTATCTACTAGCTGCCATAGTGACCGAAGTGTTCGGGAGTTCCATGTTGAAATGGTCCACAGTTGAGGGCATTTCAAAACTATGGGGAACGATTGGAGTAATATCAGGGTTTATGATGGCTCTATTCTTCCTGCAGCTCACTCTTCAGTACCTCCCATTAAATACAGCTTATGCCGTATGGGCTGGTGGGGGAACCGCGCTCACAGTAGCTATTGGCGCTCTGCTTTTCAAAGAACAAATCAATGGTATGATGATTGCAGGGATACTTTTGATTATAGGTGGGGTCTTCATCCTGAATATGGCTAAGGCTGCCCACTAA
- a CDS encoding MarR family winged helix-turn-helix transcriptional regulator, giving the protein MKDNEKAAYLQHLFEEFWKNLAEEEDRFKKYGLSSTVEVLLTTVIRLEHPTSTEVAEKLDISKSAVSQMVSKLEEDSFLKKYADKSDKRVHRITLGEKGKAYAKDLERYDDYFFRLLSESLNEEELSQTVNSFEKILQAMNVKN; this is encoded by the coding sequence ATGAAAGATAACGAGAAAGCTGCTTATTTGCAGCATTTATTTGAGGAATTTTGGAAGAACTTAGCGGAAGAGGAAGACCGTTTTAAGAAATACGGTTTATCTTCTACCGTAGAAGTTCTTCTGACCACGGTCATTCGATTGGAACATCCAACGAGTACAGAAGTTGCTGAAAAACTAGATATATCGAAAAGCGCCGTAAGCCAAATGGTCTCTAAACTTGAGGAGGATTCTTTCTTAAAGAAATATGCAGACAAGAGCGATAAACGCGTCCACCGCATTACCCTTGGAGAGAAAGGGAAAGCCTATGCGAAGGATCTTGAGCGGTATGACGACTATTTCTTCCGTCTCCTATCTGAGAGTTTAAATGAAGAAGAATTAAGCCAAACGGTGAATTCTTTCGAGAAGATCTTACAAGCTATGAACGTCAAAAACTGA
- a CDS encoding recombinase family protein codes for MRAAKYRRVSTIMQVEKGVSLETQNERLNAYITSQGWTCVEDYVDDGFSAKDLKRPGMQQLIEDIESEKFDVLLVYRLDRFIRSVSDLHKLLKLMEKHDVKFKSATEVYDTTTAAGRLFITLVAAMAQWEREQTAERVFENMMSRSENGYRNGAPAPYGYDIIEGKLVINHDEAQWVKYIFKKALTHGSQYIAKQLNKRGVKTKKGEIWSDFSVRYLLRNPIYIGQVRWNHRSLAKGKLTGEDIITPIQQEDFEPLIEEEDFKEVALIMKNRSKMAFKANTPYPFSGIGKCGKCGKSLTGSSKKRKNNTVHRFYKCQGRFKFGICDQPVIAENTLEETFFNALTVSIDNFQPSKETSNADPEVDKEHIENELEKVKLKRERAEEMYLEGDIDKKRYKDILENARSTEEDLMKMLKEEVSEVASEEDVMLVLQNIKETYPQMSFEDKKIAIQTIFESVTIDIIKKARTGKNAEPAVLEITDYQFR; via the coding sequence ATGAGAGCAGCTAAATACAGACGTGTTTCAACAATTATGCAAGTTGAAAAAGGTGTCAGTTTGGAAACTCAGAACGAGCGCCTTAATGCTTACATCACCTCTCAAGGGTGGACGTGTGTTGAGGACTACGTAGATGATGGTTTCTCGGCTAAAGACCTTAAACGTCCAGGAATGCAACAGTTGATTGAGGACATCGAGTCTGAGAAATTTGATGTTCTGCTTGTTTATCGTTTGGACAGATTCATCCGATCAGTGTCTGACCTTCATAAGCTGTTAAAACTTATGGAGAAACATGATGTAAAGTTTAAGTCAGCGACGGAGGTTTATGACACCACTACTGCTGCTGGTCGTTTATTTATTACACTGGTTGCAGCTATGGCTCAATGGGAACGTGAGCAGACAGCTGAACGTGTTTTCGAAAACATGATGAGCCGTAGTGAAAATGGCTATCGAAATGGAGCTCCTGCCCCCTATGGTTATGACATTATAGAAGGTAAACTTGTAATAAATCATGATGAAGCTCAATGGGTTAAATATATCTTTAAGAAAGCACTCACACATGGTTCTCAATACATTGCTAAGCAACTTAACAAGCGTGGAGTCAAGACGAAAAAGGGAGAGATTTGGAGTGACTTCTCTGTTCGTTATTTGCTTCGCAATCCTATTTACATTGGACAAGTTCGTTGGAATCATCGAAGTCTAGCTAAAGGGAAATTGACTGGAGAAGATATTATTACCCCTATCCAGCAAGAGGACTTTGAACCTCTTATTGAAGAGGAAGATTTTAAAGAGGTAGCTTTAATTATGAAGAACAGAAGTAAAATGGCCTTTAAAGCAAACACCCCCTATCCATTCTCAGGTATCGGAAAGTGTGGAAAATGCGGTAAAAGCTTAACGGGTAGTAGTAAGAAAAGAAAAAACAACACGGTCCATAGATTCTACAAATGCCAGGGACGGTTTAAGTTTGGTATTTGTGATCAACCTGTTATTGCTGAAAACACGCTAGAAGAAACCTTCTTCAATGCACTAACAGTATCCATTGATAACTTCCAACCATCGAAAGAGACTTCTAATGCTGATCCAGAAGTGGATAAAGAACATATTGAGAATGAACTTGAGAAGGTTAAGTTGAAACGTGAGCGCGCTGAAGAAATGTATCTAGAGGGCGATATTGATAAGAAACGTTATAAAGATATACTAGAGAATGCTCGATCCACTGAGGAGGATCTAATGAAAATGCTAAAGGAAGAAGTATCGGAAGTAGCAAGCGAAGAAGATGTAATGCTTGTTCTACAGAATATCAAGGAAACCTACCCTCAAATGTCATTTGAAGACAAGAAAATTGCCATCCAAACCATTTTCGAGTCCGTCACCATAGATATCATAAAAAAAGCACGAACCGGCAAGAATGCTGAGCCAGCTGTGCTTGAGATTACGGATTACCAATTCAGGTAA
- a CDS encoding ImmA/IrrE family metallo-endopeptidase, with amino-acid sequence MKYEYTRLEDQIKELYTAMGIHCPFDMELGYISSSLKVDLNIGEHGPFRSGNSIHLQIHDTPEEQWESFGHEICHVLWHAGNQLFMANTYRLKQEWQARNFALHFCVPTFMLLKLDLPERRCEAVELIAETFGVTHTFANQRLQHLEKQYLGKMVWEEIVRNGFCSLG; translated from the coding sequence TTGAAGTACGAATACACAAGGTTAGAAGATCAAATCAAAGAACTATACACAGCTATGGGGATCCATTGCCCGTTTGATATGGAGCTAGGTTATATATCATCCTCTTTAAAAGTAGATCTGAATATTGGAGAGCATGGACCCTTTCGATCTGGAAACTCCATTCATTTGCAAATTCATGATACACCTGAAGAACAATGGGAAAGCTTCGGTCATGAAATCTGCCATGTTCTTTGGCATGCGGGAAATCAGCTTTTTATGGCTAACACATACCGTCTGAAACAAGAATGGCAAGCTAGGAATTTTGCTCTTCACTTTTGTGTACCTACTTTCATGTTACTTAAATTAGATCTTCCAGAGCGTCGTTGTGAAGCCGTTGAACTTATAGCTGAAACATTTGGTGTCACACATACTTTTGCCAACCAAAGACTTCAACATTTAGAAAAACAATACCTGGGTAAGATGGTATGGGAGGAAATTGTGAGAAATGGTTTTTGTTCCCTGGGATAA
- a CDS encoding helix-turn-helix domain-containing protein, producing the protein MINILTKGSALMIGQKLKYLRQREKLTQGELAEKLNISRGTYAHYELGKRNPDYETLNKIANFYNVSTDFILGRSYAESSEVKDAFDPLEELKQYLIDNNMQDMDLSFYDLNSWKDLTREDIEEIKNHFEWVREKAKKRKDD; encoded by the coding sequence ATGATCAATATATTAACTAAAGGAAGTGCTTTGATGATTGGTCAAAAGCTTAAATATTTGAGACAGAGGGAAAAACTTACGCAAGGAGAGCTTGCTGAAAAACTGAATATTAGTCGAGGAACTTACGCTCATTACGAGTTAGGAAAAAGAAATCCAGATTATGAAACACTAAATAAGATAGCTAACTTCTATAATGTTAGTACTGACTTTATCCTGGGGAGATCCTACGCAGAATCTAGTGAGGTGAAAGATGCCTTTGATCCCCTTGAGGAACTCAAACAATACCTTATAGATAATAACATGCAAGATATGGATCTTAGCTTTTATGATCTTAACTCATGGAAAGACCTCACGCGTGAAGATATAGAAGAAATTAAAAATCACTTCGAATGGGTTCGAGAAAAAGCTAAGAAAAGAAAAGATGACTAA
- a CDS encoding helix-turn-helix domain-containing protein has product MNQRMWLSKIRKKKELTQLEVAKQSNIGRAYYTQIENGIRNPSVSVAKKIASTLDFEWSIFLKNNVAIWNKKGRDKPFN; this is encoded by the coding sequence ATGAACCAACGAATGTGGCTAAGTAAAATAAGAAAAAAGAAAGAATTAACGCAATTAGAGGTAGCAAAACAATCCAATATTGGGAGAGCATATTATACTCAAATTGAGAATGGAATCAGAAACCCTAGCGTTTCTGTAGCAAAAAAAATTGCCTCAACTCTAGACTTTGAATGGTCGATTTTTTTGAAGAACAATGTAGCGATTTGGAACAAAAAGGGCCGGGACAAGCCATTTAACTAA
- a CDS encoding helix-turn-helix domain-containing protein, with protein MPIGKALQNARKQCGDSQTNLSMEANCSRETISAYENGRAKVPSDIFQHALEKYQDLDMVMEAAADYFGPYFFPQLNGDNVDHHPSSVLMKSEEELEEALVAVKKAKKIMLKPGSSISDVERRELEEIAQEYIESMTCGWVFLRALEPYGLHYTKLLENHNREMIAKGYVVR; from the coding sequence GTGCCAATTGGTAAAGCACTTCAGAATGCTAGGAAACAATGTGGGGATAGTCAAACGAATTTGAGTATGGAAGCGAATTGTTCAAGAGAGACGATTTCTGCTTACGAGAACGGAAGAGCAAAAGTTCCATCTGATATCTTCCAACATGCTTTAGAGAAGTATCAAGATTTAGATATGGTGATGGAAGCTGCCGCCGATTACTTCGGTCCTTATTTCTTTCCTCAATTAAATGGAGATAACGTCGATCATCATCCTTCTTCTGTATTAATGAAGTCAGAGGAAGAATTAGAAGAAGCGTTAGTTGCAGTGAAGAAAGCAAAGAAAATCATGCTCAAGCCAGGTTCATCCATATCAGACGTAGAACGCCGGGAGCTTGAAGAAATCGCTCAGGAGTATATTGAATCTATGACTTGCGGTTGGGTGTTCTTACGAGCTCTGGAACCATACGGATTACATTATACCAAACTGTTAGAAAATCATAACCGAGAGATGATCGCAAAAGGTTATGTGGTGAGGTAG
- a CDS encoding Lin1244/Lin1753 domain-containing protein, with amino-acid sequence MARPYKEGIDYFPLDVDMDQDDKVAIIEAKHGIEGFAVLMKLLMKVYKEGYYYEWNEREQLLFSRRVNVNINSVKEIVADCIEENLFNKDVYAQYAVLTSKGVQSRYLEAVKRRKEVRFKEEYFLLQDFEHIIGNSKTAIILTKPNGKEVNVNNNSKNDNSNPQSKVKESRVKESKEEESKAEEEEEDNGRNSQNPFTFFENCFGPLNHVTTEKIDQWIDDLGEELVIKAMDKAALANKTFPYANSILNSWYHGNVRTLADVEAEEKQFARKREGPSSNVTPMPSRYQNAF; translated from the coding sequence ATGGCTAGACCATACAAAGAAGGTATTGACTACTTCCCACTCGATGTAGATATGGACCAGGACGACAAGGTAGCCATTATCGAAGCTAAACATGGGATAGAAGGTTTTGCGGTTTTAATGAAGCTCTTAATGAAAGTGTACAAGGAAGGTTACTACTACGAATGGAATGAACGCGAGCAATTACTATTCTCTAGAAGAGTTAATGTCAACATTAACTCAGTAAAAGAGATTGTCGCTGATTGCATCGAGGAAAATTTGTTCAATAAAGACGTGTACGCACAATATGCAGTCCTTACCAGTAAAGGGGTTCAGAGCCGATACTTAGAGGCTGTAAAACGTAGAAAAGAGGTTCGTTTTAAAGAGGAATACTTCCTTTTACAGGACTTTGAACATATTATTGGCAACTCTAAGACAGCAATAATACTAACTAAACCCAACGGAAAGGAAGTTAATGTTAACAATAACTCAAAAAATGATAACAGTAATCCACAAAGTAAAGTAAAGGAAAGTAGAGTAAAGGAAAGTAAAGAAGAGGAGAGTAAAGCAGAAGAAGAAGAAGAAGATAACGGCCGAAACTCTCAGAATCCGTTCACATTCTTCGAGAATTGCTTCGGTCCTCTGAACCATGTAACGACTGAAAAGATAGATCAATGGATTGACGATCTTGGAGAAGAGCTAGTTATAAAGGCAATGGATAAGGCTGCATTAGCAAACAAAACCTTCCCATATGCCAACTCTATTTTAAATAGCTGGTACCACGGCAATGTGAGGACATTGGCAGATGTTGAAGCTGAGGAGAAGCAATTTGCTAGAAAGAGAGAAGGTCCATCCTCCAATGTAACGCCTATGCCGAGTCGTTACCAAAATGCATTCTAG
- a CDS encoding ATP-binding protein codes for MMNGTAAGLKRNMERLNIGRIQQIGTRTCESCQAQVPVMERTDRDGVVHEESLCLACDTQKLKSKAPKAEDIKIEKIKRFGEKYQKVPRKLIGKTVAKYVPENDSEKAMKEAIVDYVRNFGKTDHHSLVLKGPMGLGKSHLAYAASSEIRRRGYSVMYIAADDFLSLIKSTFDKKSDLTESKIFEMIEQLDLLVFDEIGAEYLNKKDEFESWASEKILKVTDLREDKPTIYTTNYSAPEMVKKYGSIQGGRITSRMVAGAKRIMVEGRDRREELF; via the coding sequence ATGATGAACGGAACTGCAGCCGGATTAAAACGAAACATGGAGCGCTTAAATATCGGACGGATTCAGCAGATCGGAACAAGAACATGTGAGTCATGCCAGGCTCAAGTACCCGTTATGGAACGAACAGATCGAGATGGAGTTGTTCATGAAGAATCGCTCTGCTTGGCTTGCGATACTCAAAAGCTTAAATCTAAAGCTCCTAAGGCTGAGGATATCAAAATTGAAAAAATAAAGCGCTTTGGCGAAAAGTATCAAAAGGTGCCAAGGAAATTGATCGGGAAGACAGTTGCCAAATATGTACCAGAAAATGATTCGGAAAAAGCGATGAAGGAAGCAATTGTTGATTATGTTCGTAATTTTGGAAAGACAGATCATCATTCGCTTGTCCTGAAAGGGCCAATGGGTCTAGGTAAAAGCCATTTAGCTTACGCTGCTTCCTCCGAAATCAGAAGACGCGGTTATAGTGTTATGTATATTGCGGCAGATGACTTTTTATCACTCATAAAGTCCACTTTCGATAAAAAATCTGACCTCACGGAGAGTAAGATTTTCGAAATGATTGAGCAACTGGACCTTCTTGTTTTCGATGAAATAGGGGCTGAGTACTTGAACAAAAAAGATGAGTTTGAGTCCTGGGCTTCTGAGAAAATCCTTAAAGTTACGGACCTAAGGGAAGACAAGCCCACCATCTATACGACTAACTACTCTGCACCGGAAATGGTGAAAAAGTACGGATCAATACAGGGCGGTCGTATTACATCAAGAATGGTAGCTGGAGCTAAACGGATAATGGTAGAAGGGCGAGATCGTCGCGAAGAATTATTTTAG
- a CDS encoding dUTP diphosphatase — protein MNLDKLMEVQGGLDSHVVLEKGLEEQDLFNQKVLALQVEIAELANETRCFKFWSSKEPSEPEIQLEEYVDGIHFFLSLAIDLKMEPSSLMVWDDFTEANLTETLLSVLSEISSLYVLKDVNLPASIFLEDLQEILREAFQVYVGIASKFLGFSWEEVEEAYYKKNNINHQRQLNGY, from the coding sequence ATGAATTTAGATAAGTTAATGGAGGTCCAGGGCGGTTTAGATTCTCATGTTGTTCTTGAAAAAGGATTGGAAGAGCAGGACTTGTTTAACCAAAAAGTCCTCGCTCTTCAAGTAGAAATTGCAGAATTAGCTAATGAGACTCGCTGCTTTAAATTTTGGTCGAGCAAAGAACCGAGCGAACCTGAAATACAACTAGAAGAATACGTGGATGGGATTCATTTCTTTTTAAGCTTAGCAATTGATTTGAAAATGGAGCCAAGTAGCTTAATGGTTTGGGATGATTTTACGGAAGCAAACTTAACGGAAACGTTGTTAAGCGTACTAAGTGAAATTTCAAGCCTGTATGTTTTAAAAGACGTTAATTTGCCAGCTTCTATTTTCTTAGAAGACCTACAAGAAATCCTCCGGGAGGCCTTTCAGGTTTATGTAGGTATCGCTAGTAAGTTTTTAGGATTCTCCTGGGAAGAAGTAGAGGAAGCGTACTATAAGAAGAACAACATCAATCACCAGCGACAGCTTAACGGCTACTGA